The Cystobacter fuscus DSM 2262 genome includes a window with the following:
- a CDS encoding threonine ammonia-lyase, with the protein MVTLQDIEAAQQRIGEAIHRSPCPRSEQFKDITQCAALYCKMENLQRTGAFKERGALNTLLTLTPEERARGVIAASAGNHAQGLAYHAGRQGISSVIVMPERTPIIKASRTRAYGAQVVLHGSNFDEAYAEALRLQERDGRVFIHPFNDPRVIAGQGTIGLELLEQCPHMDMVVVPIGGGGLISGVACALKETNPRIKIIGVQASAIASMKASVDAGQVTELPPGTTIADGIAVRRPGDYTFEMIRRYVDDIVTVDEEEIANAILLLLEREKTVTEGAGAAGLAALLNGKIPSARGRKVVLLLSGGNIDVNLVSRIIERGLVKDGRLVRLVVRMPDRPGMLARLTTGIAQQGANVVEIYHNRAFSRTGLGEVAVEVTLETRGRGHIEELMASLGQNGWQVAEET; encoded by the coding sequence ATGGTCACGCTCCAGGATATCGAGGCCGCCCAGCAGCGCATCGGCGAAGCCATCCACCGCTCCCCCTGCCCGCGCTCCGAGCAGTTCAAGGACATCACCCAGTGCGCGGCGCTCTACTGCAAGATGGAGAACCTGCAGCGCACGGGTGCCTTCAAGGAGAGAGGCGCGCTCAACACCCTGCTCACCCTGACGCCCGAGGAGCGGGCGCGCGGTGTCATCGCCGCCTCGGCGGGCAACCATGCCCAGGGGCTCGCCTACCACGCCGGCCGCCAGGGCATCTCCAGCGTCATCGTGATGCCCGAGCGCACGCCCATCATCAAGGCCTCGCGCACGCGCGCCTACGGCGCCCAGGTGGTGTTGCATGGCAGCAACTTCGACGAGGCCTACGCCGAGGCCCTGCGGCTGCAGGAGCGCGACGGGCGCGTCTTCATCCACCCCTTCAATGATCCACGCGTCATCGCCGGCCAGGGCACCATCGGCCTGGAGCTGCTCGAACAGTGCCCCCACATGGACATGGTGGTGGTGCCCATTGGCGGCGGAGGGCTCATCTCCGGCGTGGCGTGCGCGCTCAAGGAGACCAACCCGCGCATCAAGATCATCGGCGTGCAGGCCTCGGCCATCGCGAGCATGAAGGCCTCGGTGGACGCGGGCCAGGTGACGGAGCTGCCCCCGGGCACCACCATCGCGGACGGCATCGCGGTGCGGCGCCCCGGCGACTACACCTTCGAGATGATCCGCCGCTACGTGGACGACATCGTCACGGTGGACGAAGAGGAGATCGCCAACGCCATCCTCCTGCTGCTCGAGCGCGAGAAGACGGTGACCGAGGGCGCGGGCGCGGCGGGACTCGCGGCGCTGCTCAACGGCAAGATTCCCTCGGCGCGAGGCCGCAAGGTGGTGCTGCTGCTGTCCGGGGGCAACATCGACGTCAACCTGGTCAGCCGCATCATCGAGCGCGGCCTGGTGAAGGACGGGCGCCTGGTGCGGCTGGTGGTGCGCATGCCGGACCGGCCGGGGATGCTCGCGCGGCTCACGACGGGAATCGCCCAGCAGGGCGCCAACGTGGTGGAGATCTACCACAACCGCGCCTTCTCCCGGACGGGCCTGGGCGAGGTGGCGGTGGAGGTGACGCTGGAGACACGCGGGCGCGGCCACATCGAGGAGTTGATGGCGAGCCTGGGACAGAACGGCTGGCAAGTCGCGGAAGAGACCTGA
- a CDS encoding membrane dipeptidase has product MEFPLRSRTLISLSLALTLAQGCGPVEQEPEIEPAATATRGLGVSGFAELHHHMFAEEAFGGGWFHGEHTGALTRCDGGWPESDHARVRMDLSNLLNLCPNSSSVDLSGVPVLSQLFGVAGAVGSEFIGKIEGTEGDTGLHDGRRDVGTEWPRWDTIAHQQAWEGWLKQAHERGMSLVTVSLVSNGFLCSVLPTQNLKRPCDEMADIDVQLQMARAFDARTDWAEIALSPAHARQIIASGKLAMVLSIETSKLFGTKDWRTELDRVYALGVRSIQPVHQLDNRFGGAALHNAIFQAAQFIENCHIDTDCGVTTNSFTLGFDVARDAAGNCRNTKGLTDEGKALVQAMMAKGMLVDMAHLSEKSVQDTFAVAQANTYYPLYISHGHFREVMNPDLADDEKTTPATVVRYLRQTGGMFGLRTAHDETRTYTKSGVANDCHGSSRSVAQAYEFGRQGLKVPMAFGADFNGFIQQTRPRFGPHGACSATFEAEADAQAALQQQSGPGRLGTDFDEYGLAHVGLLPDLLTDMGRVGAHTEELANSAETFIRMWERANGPRTGMADAANDIDTSGVAPYEDRAVREQRYKKVDGASCSGDGQCQSGSCGGCADLVGWCFTPNSKTYGDTCKSDKECSTGRCGADCYVNPTGTCLCDSDSHCGSGQYCGWGLNSGKCQNKKSRGSVCSADRECQSGTCRITFTCK; this is encoded by the coding sequence ATGGAATTCCCTCTTCGATCCAGAACACTGATCAGCCTGTCACTGGCACTCACGCTGGCGCAGGGTTGTGGCCCCGTGGAGCAGGAGCCCGAAATCGAGCCGGCCGCCACGGCCACGCGGGGGCTCGGCGTGAGCGGCTTCGCGGAGCTGCACCACCACATGTTCGCCGAGGAGGCGTTCGGAGGCGGGTGGTTCCATGGGGAGCACACGGGCGCCCTGACGCGCTGTGATGGCGGGTGGCCCGAGAGCGACCATGCCCGGGTGCGCATGGATTTGAGCAACCTGCTCAACCTGTGCCCCAATTCGAGCAGCGTGGACCTGAGCGGGGTGCCGGTGTTGTCGCAGCTCTTCGGCGTGGCGGGTGCGGTGGGCTCGGAGTTCATCGGGAAGATCGAGGGGACCGAGGGCGACACGGGCCTGCACGATGGCCGGCGCGACGTGGGCACCGAGTGGCCGCGCTGGGACACCATCGCCCACCAGCAGGCGTGGGAAGGCTGGCTGAAGCAGGCCCACGAGCGGGGCATGTCGCTGGTGACGGTGTCGCTGGTGAGCAATGGCTTTCTGTGCAGCGTGCTGCCGACGCAGAACCTGAAGCGTCCGTGTGACGAGATGGCGGACATCGACGTGCAATTGCAGATGGCCCGCGCCTTCGATGCGCGCACGGACTGGGCGGAGATCGCCCTGTCGCCCGCGCACGCCCGGCAGATCATCGCCTCGGGCAAGCTGGCCATGGTGCTCTCCATCGAGACGAGCAAGCTGTTTGGCACCAAGGACTGGCGCACGGAGCTGGATCGCGTCTACGCGCTGGGCGTGCGCTCCATCCAGCCGGTGCACCAGTTGGACAACCGCTTCGGTGGCGCGGCGCTGCACAACGCCATCTTCCAGGCGGCCCAGTTCATCGAGAACTGCCACATCGACACCGACTGTGGCGTGACGACGAACAGCTTCACGCTGGGCTTCGACGTGGCGCGGGACGCGGCGGGCAACTGCCGCAACACCAAGGGGCTCACGGACGAGGGCAAGGCGCTGGTGCAGGCGATGATGGCCAAGGGGATGCTCGTCGACATGGCGCACCTGTCGGAGAAGAGCGTGCAGGACACGTTCGCCGTCGCGCAGGCCAACACGTACTACCCCCTCTACATCTCGCACGGCCACTTCCGCGAGGTGATGAACCCGGACCTGGCGGACGACGAGAAGACGACCCCCGCCACCGTGGTGCGCTACCTGCGGCAGACGGGCGGCATGTTCGGTTTGCGCACGGCGCATGACGAGACGCGCACGTACACGAAGTCCGGTGTCGCCAATGACTGCCACGGCTCCAGCCGCTCGGTGGCGCAGGCCTATGAGTTCGGCCGCCAGGGCCTCAAGGTGCCCATGGCCTTCGGCGCGGACTTCAACGGCTTCATCCAGCAGACGCGGCCGCGCTTCGGGCCGCACGGCGCGTGCTCGGCCACCTTCGAGGCCGAGGCCGATGCGCAGGCCGCCCTCCAGCAGCAGTCCGGACCGGGGCGGCTGGGCACGGACTTCGACGAGTACGGCCTGGCCCACGTGGGCCTGCTGCCGGATCTCCTGACGGATATGGGGCGCGTGGGGGCGCACACGGAGGAGCTCGCCAACTCGGCGGAGACCTTCATCCGCATGTGGGAGCGGGCGAACGGACCGCGCACGGGGATGGCGGACGCGGCCAACGACATCGACACGAGCGGAGTCGCCCCCTATGAGGACAGGGCCGTGCGCGAGCAGCGCTACAAGAAGGTGGACGGGGCCTCGTGCAGCGGGGACGGCCAGTGCCAGTCCGGCTCCTGTGGCGGCTGCGCCGACCTGGTGGGCTGGTGCTTCACGCCCAACTCCAAGACCTACGGGGACACGTGCAAGTCGGACAAGGAGTGCTCGACGGGCCGGTGCGGCGCCGACTGCTATGTGAACCCCACGGGCACCTGCCTGTGTGACAGCGACTCGCACTGTGGCAGCGGCCAGTACTGTGGCTGGGGCCTGAACTCGGGCAAGTGCCAGAACAAGAAGAGCCGGGGCTCGGTGTGCTCCGCCGACCGCGAGTGCCAGTCGGGCACCTGCCGCATCACGTTCACCTGTAAGTGA
- a CDS encoding helix-turn-helix domain-containing protein: MRSSSPLVTDTSGALRGLARRIRALRERRGLKQEDFAARCGISASFASLLERGERSPSYETLVQVSEALGVPLADLFREEDEEAGAHRLVDFVRKHALSRPEVDRLLAVAEVLFTGRSEPPPPAAPPPECREPGCGKPVLARELCGAHYHRERRARAKAPP, encoded by the coding sequence ATGCGCTCCAGTTCCCCGTTGGTGACGGACACGAGCGGTGCCCTGCGGGGACTGGCCCGCCGCATCCGCGCGCTGCGCGAGCGCCGGGGCCTCAAGCAGGAGGACTTCGCCGCCCGGTGCGGCATCTCGGCGAGCTTCGCGTCCCTGCTGGAGCGCGGCGAGCGCAGCCCCAGCTATGAGACCCTGGTCCAGGTCTCCGAGGCACTGGGCGTCCCCCTGGCCGACCTCTTCCGCGAGGAAGACGAGGAGGCGGGGGCACACCGGTTGGTGGACTTCGTCCGGAAGCACGCACTGTCGCGCCCGGAGGTGGACCGGCTGCTGGCGGTGGCCGAAGTGTTGTTCACCGGGCGCTCCGAGCCGCCGCCTCCCGCCGCGCCGCCCCCGGAGTGCCGGGAGCCGGGTTGCGGCAAGCCGGTGCTGGCCCGGGAGCTGTGCGGTGCGCACTACCACCGGGAGCGCCGGGCCCGGGCGAAGGCTCCGCCCTGA
- a CDS encoding serine/threonine-protein kinase — protein MMEQVQHPPAAQALPESIGPYRVRDVLGQGGMGVVYRGEHRDTGEAVALKTVRVASGAMLASIRREIHALRRLRHPGVVRIVAEGVGDGLPWYAMELLVGQTLRGFIDARPPLEATLHLLRRLCAPLAFLHGNGLVHRDLKPENVFIRQDGAPVLVDFGIAAQSGGAREVLQVGGGVVGSEAYMAPEQIRGDFVDARTDLYALGCILYEAVTGQPPFVASRSAGGVLHQHLRRQPLAPSRVVEGVPPELDVLVSRLLAKRPQDRLGYAEDVAAALTALGAGATEPDVPRPVPYLYRPDFSGRGEVLGRLTRALEEASRGHGGRVFIGGESGVGKTRLAMELATEATYRRLAVVTGECVPLSASGESHVRAAPLHPFRPLLLAVADRCREHGAAETERLLGPHGQVLTAYEPTLARLPGQDARAEPPPLPPPQARARVLTSLRDTLLALARAQPLLLVLDDLQWADELSLSFLEALTPEHLQGHGVLLVGTYRLDEADGALRRLVQAPGGIGLELERLEATSIRDMVRGMLALREAPEAFLDTLVTHASGNPFFIAEYLRVAIAEGLLSRSATGEWRLEVPGTRAREMVLPLPRSIAELIERRLAELTRDGHSLVRLAAVLGREFEGELLSDAAALGDEATLEALEELRRRQVLEEAGGGRLRFVHDKLREVAYGKMADERRRALHHRAAEAVEHRHATELPRHAATLAHHWSQAGVHGRAHHFFVLAGDQARAAYANHEAITFYEAALREAAFPRDAGASGQQAEPLALERVHESLGDVLTLTGRQAEAREAYAQALARLARHERVRRASIHRRVGKSWETHHQHEQALSAYAAGEAALEVGLGEFPEDVWQEWFQIQNERITTYYWQARVREMTELVERVRPIVEQRGAPAQRARFFQSLVQMRCRTERYRVSDVTVTYARAFVQASQESGVPSEHTLARFVMATTLLFHDELATSEALMRDVLAEAERVGDVTLQSRCLTFLTILQRRQGRVEETRRQASRGLEVATAANMADYIGAAHANLGWVAWREGHSEEAGHRARTALECWRPLSLVYPFQWMAHWPLMALALEQNQTTEALVHARALLDPSQQRMPDELTGPLEYVPDWELQLAPVFEVARQRGYL, from the coding sequence ATGATGGAGCAGGTGCAGCACCCGCCCGCGGCCCAGGCGCTTCCCGAGAGCATCGGCCCCTACCGCGTCCGCGACGTGCTCGGGCAGGGAGGCATGGGCGTGGTGTACCGGGGCGAGCACCGGGACACCGGTGAGGCCGTGGCCCTCAAGACGGTGCGCGTGGCCTCGGGCGCCATGCTGGCCAGCATCCGGCGGGAGATCCACGCCCTGCGCAGGCTGCGCCACCCGGGCGTGGTGCGCATCGTCGCCGAGGGTGTGGGGGACGGGCTGCCCTGGTATGCCATGGAGCTGCTCGTGGGCCAGACGCTGCGCGGCTTCATCGACGCGCGGCCCCCGCTCGAGGCCACGCTCCACCTGCTGCGCCGGCTATGCGCGCCCCTGGCCTTCCTGCATGGCAATGGGCTCGTCCACCGGGACTTGAAGCCGGAGAACGTCTTCATCCGGCAGGACGGCGCGCCAGTGCTGGTGGACTTCGGCATCGCGGCGCAGTCCGGCGGCGCGCGCGAGGTGCTGCAGGTGGGTGGCGGCGTCGTGGGCAGCGAGGCGTACATGGCCCCCGAGCAGATCCGCGGGGACTTCGTGGACGCCCGGACGGACCTCTACGCGCTCGGGTGCATCCTCTACGAGGCCGTGACGGGACAACCGCCCTTCGTCGCGAGCCGGAGCGCGGGCGGCGTGCTCCATCAGCACCTGCGCCGCCAGCCCCTCGCGCCCTCCCGCGTGGTGGAGGGAGTGCCTCCGGAGCTGGACGTCCTGGTGTCGCGGTTGCTGGCGAAGCGGCCCCAGGACAGGCTGGGCTACGCCGAGGACGTGGCGGCGGCGCTCACCGCGCTCGGGGCCGGAGCCACCGAGCCCGACGTCCCCCGGCCCGTGCCCTACCTCTACCGGCCAGACTTCTCCGGACGCGGGGAGGTGCTGGGACGGCTCACTCGGGCGCTGGAGGAGGCCTCCCGGGGACACGGGGGGCGCGTCTTCATCGGAGGAGAGAGCGGCGTGGGCAAGACGCGCCTGGCCATGGAGCTGGCCACGGAGGCCACGTACCGCCGGCTCGCGGTGGTGACGGGTGAGTGCGTCCCGCTGAGCGCGAGCGGGGAGTCGCACGTGCGCGCCGCCCCACTCCACCCCTTCCGTCCGCTGCTGCTCGCGGTGGCGGACCGGTGCCGCGAGCATGGCGCCGCGGAGACGGAACGCCTGCTGGGCCCCCATGGCCAGGTGCTCACCGCGTACGAACCCACCCTGGCGCGGCTGCCCGGGCAGGACGCGCGAGCCGAGCCCCCTCCCCTTCCACCCCCCCAGGCGCGCGCCCGCGTCCTCACGAGCCTGCGCGACACCCTGCTCGCCCTCGCCCGGGCGCAACCGCTCCTGCTCGTCCTGGATGATCTCCAATGGGCCGATGAGCTGTCGTTGAGCTTCCTCGAGGCGCTGACGCCGGAGCACCTCCAGGGGCACGGCGTGCTCCTCGTGGGCACCTACCGGCTGGACGAGGCGGACGGCGCGTTGAGGCGGCTCGTCCAGGCCCCCGGCGGGATTGGACTCGAGTTGGAGCGTCTGGAGGCCACCAGCATCCGGGACATGGTGCGTGGGATGCTCGCCCTGCGCGAGGCTCCCGAGGCCTTCCTCGACACGCTCGTCACCCACGCCAGCGGCAACCCCTTCTTCATCGCCGAGTACCTGCGCGTGGCCATCGCGGAAGGGCTGCTGTCGCGCTCCGCCACCGGCGAGTGGCGGCTGGAAGTGCCCGGAACACGGGCCCGGGAGATGGTGCTTCCCCTGCCCCGCTCCATCGCCGAACTCATCGAACGGCGGCTGGCGGAACTCACGCGGGATGGTCACTCGCTGGTGCGGCTCGCCGCGGTGCTGGGCCGCGAGTTCGAGGGCGAGCTGCTGTCGGACGCCGCCGCCCTCGGGGACGAGGCGACGCTGGAGGCGCTCGAGGAGCTGCGCCGGCGCCAGGTGTTGGAGGAGGCCGGCGGGGGGCGGCTGCGCTTCGTCCACGACAAGCTGCGCGAGGTGGCCTACGGGAAGATGGCGGACGAGCGGCGCCGGGCCCTGCACCACCGCGCCGCCGAGGCCGTGGAGCACCGCCACGCCACCGAGTTGCCGCGCCACGCGGCCACGCTCGCCCACCACTGGTCCCAGGCGGGCGTCCACGGCAGGGCCCACCACTTCTTCGTGCTCGCCGGAGACCAGGCCCGTGCCGCCTACGCCAACCACGAGGCCATCACCTTCTATGAAGCGGCGCTCCGCGAGGCCGCGTTCCCACGGGACGCGGGTGCATCCGGCCAGCAAGCGGAGCCCCTCGCGCTGGAGCGAGTCCACGAGAGCCTCGGAGACGTGCTCACCCTCACCGGACGACAGGCCGAGGCCCGCGAGGCCTATGCCCAGGCGCTGGCACGGCTCGCGCGACACGAGCGCGTGCGGCGAGCAAGCATCCACCGCCGCGTGGGCAAATCCTGGGAAACCCATCACCAGCACGAGCAGGCCCTGAGTGCCTACGCGGCGGGAGAGGCGGCGTTGGAAGTGGGTCTGGGCGAGTTCCCCGAGGACGTGTGGCAGGAATGGTTCCAGATCCAGAACGAGCGCATCACCACGTACTACTGGCAGGCGAGGGTGCGGGAGATGACGGAGCTGGTGGAGCGGGTGCGCCCCATCGTCGAGCAGCGCGGCGCTCCCGCGCAGCGGGCGCGCTTCTTCCAATCACTCGTCCAGATGCGCTGCCGCACCGAGCGCTACCGCGTGTCCGACGTGACGGTGACGTACGCCCGCGCCTTCGTCCAGGCCAGCCAGGAGTCGGGGGTCCCCAGCGAGCACACCCTGGCGCGCTTCGTGATGGCCACGACGCTGCTCTTCCATGACGAGCTGGCCACATCCGAGGCGCTGATGCGTGACGTGCTGGCGGAGGCCGAGCGCGTGGGCGACGTGACGTTGCAGTCGCGCTGTCTGACGTTCCTCACCATCCTCCAACGCAGGCAGGGCCGGGTGGAGGAGACGCGGCGCCAGGCCTCGCGCGGCCTCGAGGTCGCCACGGCGGCGAACATGGCGGACTACATCGGCGCGGCCCACGCCAACCTGGGCTGGGTGGCCTGGCGCGAGGGCCACTCCGAGGAGGCCGGGCACCGCGCACGGACCGCGCTGGAGTGCTGGCGGCCACTCTCCCTCGTCTATCCCTTTCAATGGATGGCACACTGGCCCTTGATGGCGCTCGCGCTGGAACAAAACCAGACAACCGAGGCCCTCGTCCACGCGCGGGCCCTGCTCGACCCCTCCCAACAGCGGATGCCCGACGAACTCACCGGCCCGCTCGAGTACGTCCCCGACTGGGAGCTCCAACTGGCCCCGGTCTTCGAGGTGGCACGCCAACGCGGCTATCTCTAG
- a CDS encoding Glu/Leu/Phe/Val family dehydrogenase, with amino-acid sequence MQAVEGIHHYFRRAARIMDVGERIETLLATPLREVKVQVSIELDTGEIRTFHGYRIQHDNSRGPMKGGLRYHPSITQEECATLASLMTWKTAVVNLPYGGAKGGIAVDTTQLSMKEVERLTRKYVDQVQDLIGPTRDIAAPDVNTNPQVMAWIMDQYSRYHGHSPAVVTGKPPELYGTRGRDSAAGRGLLYITREILRDTGLPMKGTRFAIQGFGNVGSHTAQLLWQDGGVIVAVSDVYGGVHNPQGLDIPGLFEHVKRAGTVTGFGGGQACSNEEVIASDCDVLIPAALSQALTRANAPHVRARLVIEAANGPTEPEADEILEKRGVLVVPDILANAGGVTVSYYEWVQNLQHLSWEEERVNAELERTMKEAYDRVAQLARTRKVPLRTAAYILAIGRVGKATVLRGI; translated from the coding sequence ATGCAAGCCGTTGAAGGAATCCATCACTACTTCCGCAGGGCCGCGCGCATCATGGACGTGGGCGAACGCATCGAGACGCTGCTCGCCACCCCCCTGCGCGAGGTGAAGGTCCAGGTCTCCATCGAGCTGGACACGGGGGAGATCCGCACCTTCCACGGCTACCGCATCCAGCACGACAACAGCCGCGGTCCCATGAAGGGCGGCCTGCGCTACCACCCCAGCATCACCCAGGAGGAGTGCGCGACGCTCGCCTCCTTGATGACGTGGAAGACGGCCGTGGTGAACCTGCCCTACGGCGGCGCCAAGGGCGGCATCGCGGTGGACACCACCCAGCTGTCCATGAAGGAAGTGGAGCGCCTGACGCGCAAGTACGTGGACCAGGTGCAGGACCTCATCGGCCCCACCCGCGACATCGCCGCCCCCGACGTCAACACCAACCCCCAGGTGATGGCGTGGATCATGGACCAGTACTCGCGCTACCACGGGCACTCGCCCGCCGTCGTCACCGGCAAGCCGCCGGAGCTCTACGGCACCCGGGGCCGGGACTCGGCCGCCGGACGGGGCCTGCTCTACATCACCCGGGAAATCCTCCGGGACACGGGCCTGCCCATGAAGGGCACGCGCTTCGCCATCCAGGGCTTTGGCAACGTGGGCAGCCACACCGCGCAGCTGCTCTGGCAGGACGGGGGCGTGATCGTCGCCGTGTCCGACGTGTACGGCGGCGTGCACAATCCCCAGGGCCTGGACATCCCCGGCCTCTTCGAGCACGTCAAGCGCGCGGGCACCGTGACGGGCTTCGGCGGCGGCCAGGCGTGCTCCAACGAGGAGGTCATCGCCTCGGACTGTGACGTGCTCATCCCCGCCGCGCTCAGCCAGGCGCTCACGCGCGCCAACGCCCCCCACGTGCGCGCCCGGCTCGTCATCGAGGCCGCCAATGGCCCCACCGAGCCCGAGGCCGACGAAATCCTCGAGAAGCGCGGCGTGCTCGTGGTGCCGGACATCCTCGCCAACGCGGGCGGGGTGACGGTCAGCTACTACGAGTGGGTGCAGAACCTCCAGCACCTGTCCTGGGAAGAGGAGCGGGTGAACGCCGAGCTGGAGCGGACGATGAAGGAGGCGTACGACCGGGTCGCCCAGCTCGCGCGCACCCGCAAGGTGCCCCTGCGCACCGCGGCGTACATCCTGGCCATCGGCCGGGTGGGCAAGGCCACGGTGCTGCGCGGCATCTGA
- a CDS encoding sigma 54-interacting transcriptional regulator has product MHESLSGLVTALREAKHFEEAAALALRRTMDVAQEAVTSSRYAGRARLLRGVVHLRPGDAYRRLVSLEHGAEQARLAVPEEGAALLTSATAWRSVVRYRRAVSIDVNLGSLEPHAEGAQVEGDAALAEGGAFSSHESRQRFLGRQASHVCVLPLRAPGGEVEGMISLEADCPAAVGREFVWRERDEELRLITDVVAPYLLALPARPVDATEVDEFLPVVGASMAGLLPILRVFAQQEETLLVSGATGAGKSRLARWCHERSPRRAGPFEVLDLVTVPEELQMAELFGWRKGAFTGATRDAVGSVARAEGGTLFIDEIDKLSLKAQAGLLHLLEERGYRPLGETTGEKRADVRFIIGTNADLLGAVRAGRFREDLYYRVNVLPIRMPSLDERRDEIPLWARYMVDRRHRERVPSGSARLTPGAELLLSGVSWPGNLRQLDNIVRRAYTLAMVGHGGSGEVVLEEQHVAQALSYEGPPGTRPLPEALKVAALAFVQEAQRRSLDLDLADAFRGFVLGTAVRQLGRDEAFRVLGRESLLRNRNHHKALRREVEKVDALLKALGEEGSPFAELLASEE; this is encoded by the coding sequence ATGCACGAGAGCTTGTCCGGACTGGTGACGGCGCTGAGGGAGGCGAAGCACTTCGAGGAGGCCGCGGCGCTCGCCTTGCGGCGGACGATGGACGTGGCGCAGGAGGCGGTGACGTCCAGCCGCTACGCGGGCCGGGCCCGGCTCCTGAGGGGCGTGGTGCACCTGCGGCCTGGCGATGCCTACCGCCGCCTGGTGTCGCTGGAGCACGGAGCCGAGCAGGCACGGCTGGCCGTCCCCGAGGAGGGCGCGGCGCTGCTGACGTCGGCCACCGCCTGGCGCTCGGTGGTGCGCTACCGCCGTGCCGTGTCCATCGACGTCAACCTCGGCTCGCTCGAGCCACATGCCGAGGGCGCGCAGGTGGAGGGGGACGCGGCGCTCGCCGAGGGCGGAGCCTTCAGCAGCCATGAGAGCCGCCAGCGCTTCCTGGGCCGGCAGGCCTCGCACGTCTGCGTGCTGCCGCTGCGTGCCCCGGGCGGAGAGGTGGAGGGGATGATCTCCCTGGAGGCGGACTGTCCGGCGGCGGTGGGGCGGGAGTTCGTCTGGCGGGAGCGGGACGAGGAGTTGCGGCTCATCACGGATGTGGTGGCCCCCTACCTGCTGGCGCTGCCGGCGCGTCCGGTGGACGCCACGGAGGTGGACGAGTTCCTTCCGGTGGTGGGGGCCTCGATGGCGGGGCTGCTGCCCATCCTGCGGGTCTTCGCGCAGCAGGAGGAGACGCTGCTGGTCAGCGGCGCCACGGGCGCGGGCAAGTCGCGGCTGGCGCGCTGGTGCCACGAGCGTTCCCCTCGCCGCGCGGGCCCCTTCGAGGTGTTGGATCTGGTGACGGTGCCCGAGGAGCTACAGATGGCCGAGCTCTTCGGTTGGAGGAAGGGGGCCTTCACGGGAGCGACGCGGGACGCCGTGGGCAGCGTGGCGCGGGCGGAGGGGGGCACGCTGTTCATCGACGAGATCGACAAGCTGTCGCTCAAGGCGCAGGCGGGGCTGCTGCACCTGCTGGAAGAGCGCGGCTACCGGCCCTTGGGCGAGACCACGGGGGAGAAGCGCGCGGACGTGCGCTTCATCATCGGCACCAACGCGGACCTGTTGGGCGCGGTGCGGGCGGGGCGCTTCCGGGAGGATCTCTACTACCGCGTCAACGTGCTGCCCATCCGCATGCCGTCGCTGGACGAGCGCCGGGACGAGATACCCCTCTGGGCACGCTACATGGTGGACCGGCGGCACCGCGAGCGCGTGCCGTCGGGCTCGGCGCGCCTGACACCCGGGGCGGAGCTGCTGCTCTCGGGCGTCTCCTGGCCGGGCAACCTGCGGCAGCTCGACAACATCGTCCGGCGGGCCTACACGCTGGCGATGGTGGGACACGGCGGCTCGGGCGAGGTGGTGCTGGAGGAGCAGCACGTGGCCCAGGCGCTCTCGTACGAGGGTCCGCCCGGGACGAGGCCGCTGCCAGAGGCGCTGAAGGTGGCGGCCCTGGCCTTCGTGCAGGAGGCCCAGCGGCGCTCGCTGGACCTGGACCTGGCGGATGCCTTCCGGGGCTTCGTGCTGGGAACCGCGGTGCGTCAGCTCGGCCGGGACGAGGCCTTCCGGGTGCTCGGACGGGAGAGCCTGCTGCGCAACCGCAACCACCACAAGGCCCTGCGGCGCGAGGTGGAGAAGGTGGACGCGCTGCTGAAGGCCCTGGGGGAGGAGGGCTCCCCCTTCGCGGAGCTGCTCGCCTCGGAGGAGTAG
- a CDS encoding gamma-glutamylcyclotransferase, with the protein MWIFGYGSLIFRPSFAYEERRHAWLKGWVRRFWQSSTDHRGVPAAPGRVVTLVPEPGARCWGMAYRIAAERVEEVLAHLDYREQNGYERHRVILETREPSLLDALVYVAGPSNPHYLGPSSLEEIAAVVRSAHGPSGSNRDYVLRLAEALAEAGEHDAHVMELMRLL; encoded by the coding sequence ATGTGGATATTCGGCTATGGCTCACTCATCTTCCGTCCCTCCTTCGCGTACGAGGAGCGGCGTCACGCGTGGCTGAAGGGCTGGGTGCGGCGCTTCTGGCAGTCCTCGACGGACCACCGGGGGGTGCCGGCGGCGCCCGGACGGGTGGTGACGCTGGTGCCCGAGCCCGGCGCGCGCTGCTGGGGGATGGCGTACCGGATCGCCGCCGAGCGGGTGGAGGAGGTGCTGGCCCACCTGGATTACCGCGAGCAGAATGGCTACGAGCGGCACCGGGTGATCCTGGAGACGCGCGAGCCCTCGCTGCTGGACGCCCTGGTGTACGTGGCCGGCCCGTCCAATCCCCACTACCTGGGGCCCTCGTCGCTGGAGGAGATCGCGGCGGTGGTGCGCTCCGCCCACGGCCCCAGCGGTTCGAACCGCGACTACGTGCTGCGCCTGGCGGAGGCCCTGGCCGAGGCCGGCGAGCACGACGCGCACGTGATGGAGCTGATGCGCTTGCTGTAG